Proteins found in one Parasteatoda tepidariorum isolate YZ-2023 chromosome 7, CAS_Ptep_4.0, whole genome shotgun sequence genomic segment:
- the LOC139426093 gene encoding piggyBac transposable element-derived protein 4-like: MEKFPKCMEFIKKLTSIYEDQSGSDSDINELCNSEEEFEEVITEIEDSEDSGNENLRNTCYKRRRMRIISDSKSENEMEVVDTCNLENSIERSADGTLWETLKEGGGCGGKPAYSMFKDVSGPTAYAKKNIMLGNVRSSFELIIDNGMIEYFKICTETEARKVLKKDDWSITEVQLRAFISILYARGAYEAKSLKASYLWSKKWGTSFFSKTMSRDKFMEILRFIRFDKRNQRSQRLKTDKFALISLIWDKFIQNSQACYKPGENLTVDEQLFPSKTRCRFTQFMANKPDEFGIKFWLASDVKSKYLINDFPYLGKDEKRPSDLPLGEFVVLKLTEPYLGHGRNITTDNFFKSISLAKKLLKKKKTTLVGTLRANRKELPKFAKAKKDNMIRYSTKLYKSDEYVLTVCKSKPNKKVLLLSSKHKNVKVENDAKRVPETVAYYNKTKFGVDIVDQMARKYSVKTGSRIWPLHVFYNILDLAAINAWILYKETTGVKITHKNFIFQLAEELGSDHRDEQNTSFNSLSVTQNPNVRKSCQIGLRKKNRSNNICIKCNKYVCGKSASKIEFTCKKCIENNCE, encoded by the coding sequence ATGGAAAAGTTTCCAAAATGTatggaatttataaaaaaactaaccagCATATATGAAGACCAATCTGGATCTGATTCTGACATAAACGAATTATGCAATAGCGAGGAAGAATTCGAAGAAGTAATTACCGAAATTGAAGATTCTGAGGACAGTGGAAATGAAAATCTTCGCAATACCTGctataaaagaagaagaatgcGTATCATTTCAGACTCCAAAAGCGAaaatgagatggaagttgttgaTACctgtaatttagaaaattcgATCGAACGTTCTGCGGATGGAACTTTATGGGAAACACTAAAAGAAGGTGGAGGTTGTGGTGGAAAACCAGCTTATAGTATGTTCAAGGATGTGTCAGGACCAACAGCgtacgcaaaaaaaaatattatgcttggGAATGTAAGGAGCTCATTTGAACTGATAATTGACAACGGCATGATTGAGTACTTCAAAATATGTACTGAAACAGAGGCTCGTaaggttttgaaaaaagatgATTGGTCGATTACAGAGGTACAACTACGAGCTTTTATATCGATTTTGTATGCCCGAGGGGCGTATGAAGCAAAATCCCTGAAAGCTTCATATTTATGGTCTAAAAAATGGGGGACAAGcttcttttcaaaaacaatgtCCAGAGATAAGTTCATGGAAATTCTTCGCTTCATACGTTTTGACAAGAGAAACCAAAGAAGTCAAAGATTGAAAACGGATAAATTTGCGCTGATTTCTTTAATATGGGACAAATTTATCCAAAATAGCCAGGCTTGCTATAAGCCTGGGGAGAACCTTACAGTTGACGAGCAATTGTTTCCAAGCAAAACTAGATGCCGTTTTACGCAGTTCATGGCAAATAAACCTGATGAATTTGGCATAAAGTTTTGGTTGGCATCGGATGTAAAAAGCAAGTATCTAATAAATGACTTCCCATATTTAGGGAAAGACGAAAAACGACCATCAGACTTACCTTTAGGCGAATTCGTTGTGCTCAAGCTCACTGAACCATATTTAGGCCATGGCCGAAATATAACTACTGATAACTTTTTTAAGAGTATTTCACTTGcaaaaaagttacttaaaaaaaaaaaaacaactctcGTAGGGACTTTACGAGCAAACAGAAAAGAATTGCCAAAATTTGCAAAGGCTAAGAAGGATAACATGATCCGATATTctacaaaactttataaatcagATGAGTACGTTCTTACAGTTTGCAAGTCCAAGCCAAACAAAAAGGTATTATTGCTTAgttcaaaacacaaaaatgtcAAAGTAGAAAATGATGCTAAACGTGTCCCAGAAACAGTTGCATATTACAACAAAACAAAGTTTGGGGTGGATATTGTAGACCAAATGGCTAGAAAATATAGCGTGAAAACAGGATCCCGTATATGGCCGCTTCACgtgttttataacattttagatTTGGCAGCCATCAATGCCTGGATATTGTACAAGGAGACCACTGGAGTAAAAATAACTcacaagaattttattttccaattggCTGAAGAACTAGGCAGTGACCATCGCGATGAAcaaaatacaagttttaattcattatctGTTACACAAAATCCAAATGTGCGAAAATCTTGTCAAATTGggttacgtaaaaaaaataggtCTAATAACATTTGCATTAAATGCAACAAGTATGTATGTGGAAAGTCTGCATCCAAAATAGAATTTACAtgcaaaaaatgtattgaaaacaaCTGTGaataa